Sequence from the Sphingosinicella ginsenosidimutans genome:
GGCGGGGCCGACTATCCGGCGGAGATCATGTGCGCGGCGCTGAAGCGCGGGACCCATGTCGTCACCGCCAACAAGGCCGCGCTCGCCGCGCATTACGATGCGCTCCATGCCTGTGCCGAGGCGGGCGGGGTGAGCCTTTCCTATTCCTCCGCCGTCGGCGGCGGTACGCCGATCCTCGAGACGGTCGCGCGGCTGCGCGGCGACGGCGGGGTCGTCGCGATCGAAGGCGTGATGAACGGCACGTGCAACTTCCTGCTGAGCCGCCTTGCCGAGGGCGGATCGTTCGAGGAAGCGGTGGCCGAGGCGCAGGCGCTCGGTTTCGCCGAGGCCGACCCCTCGACCGACGTCGACGGGCACGATGCCGCCGACAAGCTCTCGCTGCTCGCGCGCCGCGCATTCGGCGTGCCGCTGTCGGCGGCGCGGATCCGCAAGGCCTCGCTGCGGACCGTGAGCGCGCGATCCGTGAAGGCCGCTCTCGCCGAGGGCAAGGTCCTGAAGCAGATCGGTCGCTGCGCGCGCGGCGCGGACGGGCTGGTCGCGGCCTCGGTCGAGATCGAGGCGCTGCCCGTCGATCACCCGCTCGCCGGCGCGCGCGACGAGGAGAATCGCTTCCTCGTCCGCCAGCGCGATGGCAGGGTCCACGCCGTCTATGGTAAGGGCGCCGGGCGGTGGCCCACCGCGGCGGCCCTGTTCGGCGACGTGATGGACCTGCAGCGCCGGCTCGCCGCCGAAGCGCAGGCCGCGCCGCTGAAGCTCAGTGCATGAGGAGCGCAATGATGACCGATCGGGCCACGGCGAGCGCGCCGGCGAGCATCGGCAATGTCGCGGTCGGCTTCGACGTGCTCGGCCAGGCCTTCGATGCCGCGCGCGACAGCGTCACGGCGGTGCGCGAGGCGAAGAAGGGGGCGCGGCTCGGCGAGGTGGGCGGCCTCGTGACGCAGCTCCCCGAGGTGCCCGCCCGGAATACCGCTCTGGCGGCGGCGAAGGCGCTGCTCGATGCGGTCGACGCGCCCTTTGGCGTGCGCCTGTCGATCACGAAGGGCGTGCCGCTGTCGGCCGGGATGGGCGGATCGGCGGCCTCCGCGGTTGCCGCGGTGGTCGCGGTCAATGCCCTGCTGGAGACGCCGTTGCCGCTGGCCGACCTGCTTCCGTTCGCGCTTGAAGGCGAGCGCGTCTCGTCCGATCCGCCGCCCTGGGACAATGTCGTCGCCAGCCTGTTCGGCGGCCTCGCGCTCGTCGCGCGGGAGCGGCCCGGCGGCGTCCACCGCCTGCCGACGCCGAAGAGCGTGGTCGCGGTGCTGCTGCACCCGCCGGTCGAAACCAGGACCAGCACCGCCCGGCGGCTGCTGAAGCCGCAGGTGCCGATGCGGATCGCGGTGGAACATTCGCGGCGTATCGCGGCCTTCGTCGCCGGCTGCGCGACCGGCAATGTCGATCTGCTGCGCGCCGGGCTCGACGATCTGCTCGTCGAGCCGCAGCGTACGCCGCTGCTGCCGGCGCTCCCGGCGGTGAAGCAGGCGGCGCTCGCCGCCGGCGCGCTCGGCTGCTCCTTCTCGGGCGCCGGACCATCGGTCTTCGCCTGGGCGCTGGCGCACGAGGCGGGCCGGGTCGAGCGCGCAATGGCCGCCGCGTTCCGCGCGGCGGGCCTCGAAGCGACAGCCTATCGTGCGCCGGTCGAAAGCGCCGGCGCGCGGCTGGAGGACGGCGAAGCCGCACGGGAGGCCGCGTGAGATATGTGAGCACCAGGGGAGCGGCCGGCGTCGGCCTCGGCCAGGCGATCCGCGCCGGCGCCGCGCCCGACGGCGGGCTCTACGTGCCCGAAGACGTGCCCGCCGCCGGTGCGGCGGAGCTCGCCGAGGCTTCGCTGGCCGAGTTCGCGGCGGCCATGCTCGCGCCCTTTTTCGCCGGCGATCCGCTGGCGGACGAGCTGCCGGCGATCTGCGCCGAGGCGTTCGACTTTCCAGTGCCGATCGTCACGCCCGATCCGGCGCGGCCGGGGCTCCGCGCGCTGGAGCTGTTCCACGGGCCGACCGGCGCCTTCAAGGATTTCGGCGCACGCTTCCTGATGGCCTGTTTCGACCGGCTCGGCGATCCGTGCCGGCCATTGTCGGTGCTGGTGGCGACATCCGGCGACACCGGCGGGGCGGTCGGCTGCGCCGCCGAAGGGCGCGATGCGGTGCGCGCGACGATCCTCTATCCCGCCGGCCGCGTCTCGCCGTTCCAGGCGGCGCAGCTCAGCTGCTGGGGCGCGCCGGTGCAGGCGCTGGAGGTCGATGGCGATTTCGACGATTGCCAGCGGCTGGTGAAGGCCGCCTTCGCCGATCGCGTGCTCGCCGGCGCGCACAATCTCACCTCCGCCAACTCGATCAACATCGGCCGGCTGCTGCCGCAGGTCGCCTATCTCGCCTATGCCTCGGTCCGAGCGGCGCGCGAGACCGGCGGCGAAGTCGGCTTCATCATCCCGAGCGGCAATCTCGGCCACGGTTTCGCCGCTCTCTATGCGCGGGCGATGGGCTTTCCGATCCGGCCGATCGTGCTCGCGACCAACGCCAACCGGACGCTGGCCGACTGGAAGGCGACCGGCGTCTATTCGCCGCGCGCGTCGGTGGCGACGATCGCCAATGCCATGGACGTCGGCGCGCCGAGCAATTTCGAGCGGCTCGCGGCGCTGCCGCCGGAGCAGCGCAGGCTCGGGGTCGAGCTGGTGACCGACGCCCAGATCCGCGAGCGGATCCGCATCGAACATGGATCGAGCGGCTATGTCTGGTGCCCGCATTCGGCAACCGCCGTCGAGGCCTATGCGCGCCTCTCCGATCGGGTCCGCGACGAGGTGACGTGGATCGCGGCGGCGACCGCGCACCCGTTCAAGTTCGCTGAGATCGTCGAGCCGCTGATCGGCGCGGCGATCGCGCCGTCGCCGGCGCTGGCCGCGATCGCCGATCGGCCGCTGGCGAGACGCGCGATCCCGGCGCGGCTCGACGCGCTCGTGGCCGCGCTCCGGCCAGCCCCCGAACCCGCACACGCCTGAGGATTTCAATGACTGACAAGACCCTGCCTTCGAGTGAGATGAAGGATGGCCCGGCGCGGGCCGCCGCGCGGGCAATGCTGCGCGCCACCGGCCTCGACGATGCGGCGATGGCGCGGCCGATGGTGGCGATCGTCAACACCTGGTCGAACGTCACGCCCTGCAACATCCACCTGAAGGGCCTTGCCGAACATGCGCGGCGGGGCATTCTCGCGGCCGGCGCGACGCCGGTCGATTTCAACACGATCGTCGTCACCGATGGAATCGCGATGGGGACCGGCGGAATGCGCGCCTCCCTGATGAGCCGCGAGACGATCGCCGATTCCGCGGAGCTCGCGGTGCGTGGCCATTCGCTGGACGCGGCCTTGTTCATCGTCGGCTGCGACAAGACGATCCCGGCCGCGGCGATGGCGGCGGCGCGGCTCGATGTGCCGAGCGTCATCCTCTACGGCGGCTCGATCATGCAGGGGCGGCTGGGCGAGAGGAAACTCACCATCCAGGACGTGTTCGAGGCGATCGGCGCGCATGGCGCCGGCCGGATCGACGATGCGGGCCTGCGCGAGGTGGAGGCCGCGGCCTGCCCCGGCGCCGGCGCCTGCGGCGGGCAGTTCACCGCCAACACGATGGCGCTGGCGATGACCTTTCTCGGCCTGTCGCCGGCCGGGCTCAACGACATTCCCGCGACCCATCCGGACAAACCGAAGGCGGCGGAGGAGGCGGGGCGCGTCCTTGTCGAGGCGCTGAAGGCCGGGCGCAACGCGCGGCAGTTCATCACCCCGACCAGCCTGCGTAACGCGGCCATCGCGGGGACGGCGACGGCGGGTTCGACCAACCTCGTGCTCCATCTCCTCGCCATCGCGCGCGAGGCGGGGATCGCCGAGGCGGATTTCAACATCGACCTGTTCGACGAGGTCAGCCGAGCGACCCCGGTGATCGCCGACCTCAAACCCGCCGGCCGTTTCATGGCGCCTGACATGAGCGAGGCGGGCGGATCGGCGCTGCTCGGCCGCCGGCTCGCCGAGGCGGGGCTGATCGCGGACGCGCCGACCGTCACCGGACGGAGCCTGTTCGAGACCTTCGCCGATGCTGCCGAAACGCCGGGGCAGGAGGTGATCCTGACGGTCGACAAGCCGCTCAAGCCGCGCGGCGGCTATGGCGTGCTCTACGGCAATCTCGCGCCCGAAGGCTGCGTGGTGAAGCTCGCCGGCCAGTCGCGGCTGCGCTTCGAAGGGCCGGCCAAGGTCTATGACGGCGAGGAGGCCTGCTTCGCCGCAGTGAGCGCCGGCGAGATCGAGGATGGCGACATCGTCGTGATCCGCGGCGAAGGCCCGGTCGGCGGGCCGGGGATGCGGGAGATGCTCGGCGTGACGGCGGCGATCCAGGGCAGGGGGCTCGGCGACAGCGTCGCGCTGGTGACGGACGGGCGTTTTTCGGGCGCGACCCACGGCTTCATGGTAGGCCATGTCGCACCGGAAGCGGCGCGCGGCGGCCCGATCGCGCGGCTGCGCACCGGCGATCGCATCGTCATCGACGTCGAGGCGCGCACGATCGGCACCGACGCCGATCTCGATTCTCGCGCGCCGGCGGCGCCGGTCGATCGCGGCGAAGTGACTGGCGCTTACGCGAAATATGCGCGCCTCGTCGGTTCGGCTTCGCAGGGCGCGGTGACGAGCGGCGCATGAAACCTGTTGTTAACCATCCGGTGAGAGAAAGGGATCTGTCGTGCAGGCGCCCCGTGGGGTGAAATTTTTGCGCGTGGCTTTTTGCGCTTGCCTTCGCGACTCGCGCCCGTATTTTGCAATGCAACGAATTTCGATGGAGCCTGTGTGACGCTGACCGCGATCAGCTTCGAGACCCACAAGGTGGCCCTTCCGGCCGCCGCGCTCCTTATTACCCTTATCGTACTTATCAGCTTCCTTGTGGGAGCGGTGCCCGGCTGACGGTCCTGAACGAGACAGGACCCAAGGATACGAGGCCCCCGCTCCCCACCGGAGCGGGGGTTTTCTTTTGCGCGAAGGAGAACCCCAAGATGGAACGAATCTACACCAACGACGATGCCAGCCCGGCCGCCCTCAAGGACGGCACGATCGCGATCGTCGGCTATGGCAGCCAGGGGCGCGCCCACGCCCGCAACCTTCGCGACAGCGGCTTCGACGTGATCGTCGGCGCGCGGCCGGACGGCAAGGCGGCGAAGCGCGCGGCGGCCGACGGCTTTCGTGTCTTCGCCCCCGCCGAGGCGGCGCGCGCGGCGAAGCTCGTCGCGCTGCTGACCCCGGACATGAGCCATCGCGCCGTCTATGAAGAGGCGATCGCGCCCAATCTGGCGTCGCGCGCCACCTTGCTCGTCGCCCACGGCTTTTCGATCCAGTACAAGGAGATCGCGCCGCGCGACGATATCGACATCGTGCTCGTCGCGCCCAAGGGGCCGGGCGATCTCGTTCGCCGGGAATATGAGATCGGGCGCGGAGTCCCGTGCCTGTTCGCGGTCCATCAGGATGCGAGCGGCGCGGCGCGGGCGCGGGCCCTGGCCTATACCCAGGGCATTGGCGGGACCACCGCCGGCGCGATCGAAACCAGCTTCGCGGAGGAGACCGAGACCGACCTGTTCGGCGAGCAGGCCGTCCTGTGCGGCGGCGCGACCGAGCTGGTCACGGCGGGCTACGAGACGCTGGTCGATGCCGGCTACCAGCCCGCCGTCGCCTATTTCGAATGCCTGCACGAGCTGAAGCTGATCGTCGACCTGCTCTATGAGGGCGGGATCGCGAAGATGCACGAGTTCATCTCGGAGACCGCCAAATATGGCGACCTCGTTTCCGGTCCGCGCGTCGTGAATGACGAGACGCGGGCGCGGATGCGCGAGATCCTGGGCGACATCCAGTCCGGCGCCTTCGCCCGCGACTGGATCGAGGAGAACCGCGCCGGCAAGCCGCGCTATCGCGACATGCTCGACGCCGATCTCGCCCAGCCGATCGAGCAGGTCGGCGCGCGCCTGCGCGCGCACATGGCCTGGCTCCAGTCCCAACCCGCTTCGAAGGCAGCGTAGCCCATGTTTCCCGCCAGCGTCCCGAAGTCCCCCGAAGCACCGGCCAGCCCGGCGGCGGAGCCAGTCTCCGGCGCCCGGCTGGTCGTGGAGGCGCTGGAGCGGGAGGGCGTGCGCCATGTCTTCGGCTATCCCGGCGGCGCGATCATGCCGGTGTATGACGCGCTGCCGGGATCAGGCCTGAACCACATCCTTGTCCGCCACGAGCAGGCCGCGGCGCTCGCCGCCGACGCTTACGGCCGCGTCACCGGCCGGCCGGGCGTGTGCATCGCCACATCCGGCCCGGGCGCGACGAACCTCGTCACGGGCATTGCCAATGCCTTCATGGACAGCGTCCCGATGGTGGCGATCACGGGCCAGGTCGCGAGCCCGCTGATGGGGACCGACGCGTTCCAGGAAGTCGACATTTTCGGGATCACCCTGCCGATCGTGAAGCACAGCTATGTGATCCGATCGGTCGAGGAGATACCGGCCGTCTTCGCCGAGGCGTTCATGCTGGCGCGTTCGGGGCGGCCCGGCCCGGTGCTGATCGATCTGCCCAAGGACATGGGGCAGAAATCCGGCGCGCCGTCGCCCGCCGCGCCGGCCGCGGCGCCGCTCCGGCTGGCGCCCGATCCGGACGCGATCGCCCGCGCCAACGCGCTGATCGCGGCGGCGAAGCGGCCGATCCTCTATTTCGGCGGCGGCGTCTGCATCGCCCGCGCGGAGGCGGCGCTGAGGAGCTTTGCGGCGCGCACCGGGATCCCATCGGTCGCCACGCTGAAGGGCCTTGGCGCGCTGCCCACCGACGCGCCGGGCTTCCTCGGCATGATCGGGATGCACGGCACCCGCGCCGCCAACAATGCGGTGGACGCCTGCGATCTCCTGATCTGCGTCGGCGCCCGCTTCGACGATCGCGCGACCGGCAAGCTCGACACGTTCGCGCCGCGCGCGAAGGTGATCCACATCGACGGCGATCCGGCCGAGATCGGCAAGCTGCGGCGGCCGGAGGTCGGCATCGCGGGCGATCTCGCGCAAAGTCTCGACGGGCTGGTCGCCGTGCCGGACGCCGCCGACTGGCGCGGCGAGTGCGCGGCCAATGCGGCCCGCTGGGCGCCGACCTACGATGCGCCGGGGAGCGGCATCTACGCGCCCGCGATGCTGAAGGCCTTGAGCGAGGCGGCGCCCGACAATCTGATCGTCACCTGCGACGTCGGCCAGCACCAGATGTGGGTGGCGCAGCATTGCCGCTTCACCCGCCCGAACGCGCACCTGACCAGCGCCGGGCTCGGCACGATGGGCTATGGGATCCCGGCCGGGATCGGCGCGCTGCTCGCCGACCCCGAGGCCACGGTGCTGACCGTCACCGGCGACGGCTCGATCATGATGAACATCCACGAGCTGGCGACGATCCGGCGCTACCGCCTGCCGCTCAAGATCCTGCTGCTCGACAACAGCCAGCTCGGCATGGTCCGGCAATGGCAGGAACTGTTCTTCGAGGAGAATTTCTCGGAGGTCGACCTGTCCGACAATCCCGATTTCGCCGAGATCGCGCGCGCCTTCGGCATCGAGGCCTTCACGATCGACCGGCGCGACGAGGTGCCGGGCGCGATCCGCCGCCTGCTCGAAACGCCGGGCGCGATCTTCTGCCATGCGCGGATCGACCCGCGCGAGAATGTCTGGCCGCTGGTGCCACCCAACAAATCCAACACCGAGATGATGGAGAAATCCCGATGAGGAACGCCCCCGATCACGCGCGGATGTTCATCGAATTCGCGGCCGCGGAAGGCGCGATGGTGCGGATGCTCGGCCTGGTCGAGCGGCGCGGGTTCATCGTCCACCGCGCCGCCATGGCGGAGCAGCCCTGCGGCCGTCGCGCGACGCTCGCGCTTACGGTCGAGCCGCGCGACGAGAGCCGCTCGATCGATCGCCTCGCACTTCAGCTCGGCCGCCTCCACGGCGTCGGCCGCGTCGACCACGAAACCGCATTGATCCGGGAGCAAGCCGCATGAACCGCGTACGCATTTTCGACACGACCCTGCGCGACGGCGAGCAGGCGCCGGGCTTTTCGATGACCGAAGAGGGCAAGCGCAAGATGGCGCGCACGCTCGCCGCGCTCAACGTCGACGTGATCGAGGCCGGCTTCGCCGCCGCCTCGCCGGGCGACGCGCGCGCGATCCATGCCATCGCCGGCGAGATCGAGGGGCCGATCATCTGCTCGCTCGCCCGATCGACGCGCGGCGACATCGAGGCGGCGGCCCAGGCGCTGGCACCCGCGACGCGCAAGCGCATCCATATCTTCCTTGGCACGAGCCCGCTGCACCGCGAGTTCAAGCTGAAGTTGGACAAGGGGCAGGTGATCGACGCGATCCGCGACTCCGTCGCCTTCGCGCGCGGCTTCACCGACGATGTGGAATTCTCGGCCGAGGACGCCATCCGCACCGAGCGCGACTTCCTGGTCGAGGCGCTGTCGGTCGCCGCGGCGGCGGGGGCGACGACGCTCAACGTCCCCGACACGGTGGGCTACACCACGCCGGACGAGATTTACGACCTGTTCCGCCATCTGGGGGACCAGGTCGAGCGCGGGCCGGAGGTGATCTTCTCCGCCCATTGCCATGACGATCTCGGCATGGCGGTCGCCAACAGCCTGGCGGCGGTACGCGGCGGGGCGCGGCAGGTAGAATGCGCCATCAACGGCATTGGTGAACGGGCGGGCAATTGCGCGCTCGAGGATGTCGTGATGGCGCTCAAGACCCGCTCCGATGCTTTCGGCGTCACCACCGACGTCGACACCACCAAGATCATGGCCGCCAGCCGGATGCTCGCCCAGGTCACCAACGTGTCGCCGCCGAGGAACAAGGCGATCGTCGGGGCCAATGCCTTCGCGCACGAGGCCGGCATCCACCAGCATGGCGTGCTGCAGAACCGGGAAACCTACGAGATCATGAAACCAGAGGATATCGGGCTTGCGACGGACGGGATCGTCCTTGGCAAGCATAGCGGGCGCCACGCGCTCGCCAAACGGGCGAACGCGCTCGGCTTCGCGCTCGAAGGGGCGGCGCTCGACCGCGCCTTCGCCGCATTCAAGGAGGTGGCCGACGAGGTCGGGCTGGTCGACGATGCCCGGCTCGCCGCCTTGCTTGCCGCCCAGGACGGGCGCGGCGACGACAAATTGTGGACGCTGTCGCGGGTCGAGATCCGCGCGCCGGCGACGCCGCAGGCGCATCCGGTGGCGCGCGTCGAGCTGGAGCATGGCAATCGCGGCCGGCTGACCGACCTTGCCTCCGCGCCTGGCGCGCTCGACGCCGCCTTCCTCGCGGTCAGCCAGATCATGGGCGTGCCGGCCCGGGTCGACGGGCTCGACATGCAATATGTCGCCGCCGATCCCGAAGACCGGGCGAGCGACGGGCAGGGGGCGAGCGTGCTGGTCGAGATCCGCATCGACGCCGAAGGAGAGGTCTTCTCCGGTCGCGCGCGCGATCGCGACATCCTGCCCTGTTGCGTCGCCGCCTATGTCGACGCCGCCAGCAATGCCGCCGCGGTCCGCCGCGCGCGGGCCCATTCGACCCCCGCGCAGCGCGCGGCCTGAAGGAGACCCCAATGACCCGCATCGTCCTGCTGCCCGGCGACGGCATCGGCCCGGAAGTGACCGAGCAGGCGCGGCTGTGCCTCGCCTATCTGTCCGAACGGCGCGAGCTGAACCTCAGCTTCGAGACCCACGATTTCGGCGGTGCCGCGATCGACCGGCACGGCGAGCCGCTGCCCGAAGCGACGCTCGCCGCGTGCCGCGCGGCCGACGGCATCCTGCTCGGCGCGGTGGGTGGTCCCGACTGGGACGACGCCCCGGCGCGGCCGGAAGCGGGCCTGCTCGGCCTTCGCGCCGCGCTGGGCCTGTTCGCGAACCTGCGCCCGGCGCGGGTCATCGCCGGGCTGGAGCATCTGTCCCCGATCCGTGGCGATCTGGTCCGCGGCGCCGACATATTGATCGTTCGCGAGCTCACCGGAGGCGCCTATTTCGGCACGAAGACGATCGACGCCGAGCGCGCGTCGGACGAGTTCGCCTACACCCGCGAGGAGATCGAGCGCGTCGCCCATGTCGCCTTCGCCGCCGCCCGCCGCCGCGCCAACAGGCTCACCCTGGTCGACAAGGCGAACGTGCTCGCCACGTCGCGGCTGTGGCGGCAGGTCGTCGGCGAGATCGCGCTCGGCTATCCCGAGGTCGCGGTCGAATATGTCTATGTCGATGCCGCCGCGATGGCGCTGATCACCAACCCGCGCCGGTTCGACGTGATCCTGACCGAAAACATGTTCGGCGACATCCTGTCCGACGAGCTGGCGGTGATTCCCGGCTCCATCGGCCTGCTCGCCTCCGCGAGCACGGGGACGGAGCGCGCCGCCCTGTTCGAGCCGATCCACGGTTCGGCGCCCGAGATCGCTGGGATGGACGTCGCCAATCCGGCCGGCGCGATCGCCAGCGCGGCGATGCTGCTCGACCATGTCGGCCAGTCCGAAATGGCATTCCTGCTGCGCGGCGCGCTCGACGATGTGCTGAGCTCCGGAACGCTGACGGCGGACCTGGGCGGCGGCGCGAGCTGCTCCGAATTCGGCGAGGCAGTGCGGACCCGGATCGATGCGCGGCTTTGCAGGGTCGATGCGGTCCGCAGCCTGGTCGGCGTGAACAGGGGCATGACCGCGTGATGCCACGAACGCTGTACGAGAAGATCTGGGAGTCGCATGTCGTCGATCGCCGGCCCGACGGGACCTGCCTTCTCTATATCGATCGGCACCTCGTCCACGAGGTGACCAGCCCGCAGGCGTTCGAAGGGCTGCGCGCGGCGGGGCGCAAGGTGCGGCGGCCGGACCTGACGCTCGCCGTGCCCGATCACAACCTGCCGACGACGGCGCGCGTGGGGCCGGACGGACGGCGGCTGCCGATCACCGATCCGGCGAGCGCCGGCCAGCTCGCCGCGCTGGAGCGCAACGTCGCCGAATTCGGCGTGCCCTATCTCGGCGCGACCGATGCGCGGCAGGGCATCGTCCACGTCGTCGGGCCGGAGCTCGGCTTCACGCTGCCGGGCGCGACCCTCGTCTGCGGGGACAGCCACACGGCGGCCCACGGCGCACTGGGCGCGCTCGCCTTCGGCATCGGCACGAGCGAGGTCGAGCATGTGCTTGCGACCCAGACCCTGCTGCTGCGGCCCTCGAAGACGATGGAGGTGAGGGTCGATGGCGCGCTCGGCTTCGGCGTCAGCCCGAAGGACCTCATCCTCGCCATCGTCGGCCGGATCGGCGCCGCCGGCGGGACCGGCCATGTCATCGAGTATCGCGGCGAGGCGTTCGAGCGGATGAGCATCGAGGGGCGACTGACCGTCGCCAACATGTCGATCGAGGCGGGCGCCCGCTCCGGCCTGATCGCGCCGGACGAGACGACTTTCGCCTACCTGAAAGGCCGGCCGATGGCGCCGGCGGGGGCGGACTGGGAGCGGCTCGCCCGGAAATGGCGGGAGCTGGTCACC
This genomic interval carries:
- the ilvC gene encoding ketol-acid reductoisomerase codes for the protein MERIYTNDDASPAALKDGTIAIVGYGSQGRAHARNLRDSGFDVIVGARPDGKAAKRAAADGFRVFAPAEAARAAKLVALLTPDMSHRAVYEEAIAPNLASRATLLVAHGFSIQYKEIAPRDDIDIVLVAPKGPGDLVRREYEIGRGVPCLFAVHQDASGAARARALAYTQGIGGTTAGAIETSFAEETETDLFGEQAVLCGGATELVTAGYETLVDAGYQPAVAYFECLHELKLIVDLLYEGGIAKMHEFISETAKYGDLVSGPRVVNDETRARMREILGDIQSGAFARDWIEENRAGKPRYRDMLDADLAQPIEQVGARLRAHMAWLQSQPASKAA
- the leuC gene encoding 3-isopropylmalate dehydratase large subunit; the protein is MPRTLYEKIWESHVVDRRPDGTCLLYIDRHLVHEVTSPQAFEGLRAAGRKVRRPDLTLAVPDHNLPTTARVGPDGRRLPITDPASAGQLAALERNVAEFGVPYLGATDARQGIVHVVGPELGFTLPGATLVCGDSHTAAHGALGALAFGIGTSEVEHVLATQTLLLRPSKTMEVRVDGALGFGVSPKDLILAIVGRIGAAGGTGHVIEYRGEAFERMSIEGRLTVANMSIEAGARSGLIAPDETTFAYLKGRPMAPAGADWERLARKWRELVTDPGARFDRSVVIDAGEIAPNVTWGTSPEDVVPITGAVPDPDSFADPAKRAAARKSLDYMGLAPGTAMRDVAVENIFIGSCTNSRIEDLRAAAAVVGRRRVASGVRQALVVPGSGLVKRQAEAEGLDRIFIEAGFEWREPGCSMCLAMNPDKVPPGERCASTSNRNFVGRQGPGARTHLMSPAMAAAAAVTGRLVDVRDLVPA
- the leuB gene encoding 3-isopropylmalate dehydrogenase, which codes for MTRIVLLPGDGIGPEVTEQARLCLAYLSERRELNLSFETHDFGGAAIDRHGEPLPEATLAACRAADGILLGAVGGPDWDDAPARPEAGLLGLRAALGLFANLRPARVIAGLEHLSPIRGDLVRGADILIVRELTGGAYFGTKTIDAERASDEFAYTREEIERVAHVAFAAARRRANRLTLVDKANVLATSRLWRQVVGEIALGYPEVAVEYVYVDAAAMALITNPRRFDVILTENMFGDILSDELAVIPGSIGLLASASTGTERAALFEPIHGSAPEIAGMDVANPAGAIASAAMLLDHVGQSEMAFLLRGALDDVLSSGTLTADLGGGASCSEFGEAVRTRIDARLCRVDAVRSLVGVNRGMTA
- the thrC gene encoding threonine synthase encodes the protein MRYVSTRGAAGVGLGQAIRAGAAPDGGLYVPEDVPAAGAAELAEASLAEFAAAMLAPFFAGDPLADELPAICAEAFDFPVPIVTPDPARPGLRALELFHGPTGAFKDFGARFLMACFDRLGDPCRPLSVLVATSGDTGGAVGCAAEGRDAVRATILYPAGRVSPFQAAQLSCWGAPVQALEVDGDFDDCQRLVKAAFADRVLAGAHNLTSANSINIGRLLPQVAYLAYASVRAARETGGEVGFIIPSGNLGHGFAALYARAMGFPIRPIVLATNANRTLADWKATGVYSPRASVATIANAMDVGAPSNFERLAALPPEQRRLGVELVTDAQIRERIRIEHGSSGYVWCPHSATAVEAYARLSDRVRDEVTWIAAATAHPFKFAEIVEPLIGAAIAPSPALAAIADRPLARRAIPARLDALVAALRPAPEPAHA
- a CDS encoding 2-isopropylmalate synthase, whose product is MNRVRIFDTTLRDGEQAPGFSMTEEGKRKMARTLAALNVDVIEAGFAAASPGDARAIHAIAGEIEGPIICSLARSTRGDIEAAAQALAPATRKRIHIFLGTSPLHREFKLKLDKGQVIDAIRDSVAFARGFTDDVEFSAEDAIRTERDFLVEALSVAAAAGATTLNVPDTVGYTTPDEIYDLFRHLGDQVERGPEVIFSAHCHDDLGMAVANSLAAVRGGARQVECAINGIGERAGNCALEDVVMALKTRSDAFGVTTDVDTTKIMAASRMLAQVTNVSPPRNKAIVGANAFAHEAGIHQHGVLQNRETYEIMKPEDIGLATDGIVLGKHSGRHALAKRANALGFALEGAALDRAFAAFKEVADEVGLVDDARLAALLAAQDGRGDDKLWTLSRVEIRAPATPQAHPVARVELEHGNRGRLTDLASAPGALDAAFLAVSQIMGVPARVDGLDMQYVAADPEDRASDGQGASVLVEIRIDAEGEVFSGRARDRDILPCCVAAYVDAASNAAAVRRARAHSTPAQRAA
- the ilvG gene encoding acetolactate synthase 2 catalytic subunit — encoded protein: MFPASVPKSPEAPASPAAEPVSGARLVVEALEREGVRHVFGYPGGAIMPVYDALPGSGLNHILVRHEQAAALAADAYGRVTGRPGVCIATSGPGATNLVTGIANAFMDSVPMVAITGQVASPLMGTDAFQEVDIFGITLPIVKHSYVIRSVEEIPAVFAEAFMLARSGRPGPVLIDLPKDMGQKSGAPSPAAPAAAPLRLAPDPDAIARANALIAAAKRPILYFGGGVCIARAEAALRSFAARTGIPSVATLKGLGALPTDAPGFLGMIGMHGTRAANNAVDACDLLICVGARFDDRATGKLDTFAPRAKVIHIDGDPAEIGKLRRPEVGIAGDLAQSLDGLVAVPDAADWRGECAANAARWAPTYDAPGSGIYAPAMLKALSEAAPDNLIVTCDVGQHQMWVAQHCRFTRPNAHLTSAGLGTMGYGIPAGIGALLADPEATVLTVTGDGSIMMNIHELATIRRYRLPLKILLLDNSQLGMVRQWQELFFEENFSEVDLSDNPDFAEIARAFGIEAFTIDRRDEVPGAIRRLLETPGAIFCHARIDPRENVWPLVPPNKSNTEMMEKSR
- a CDS encoding dihydroxy-acid dehydratase, whose translation is MTDKTLPSSEMKDGPARAAARAMLRATGLDDAAMARPMVAIVNTWSNVTPCNIHLKGLAEHARRGILAAGATPVDFNTIVVTDGIAMGTGGMRASLMSRETIADSAELAVRGHSLDAALFIVGCDKTIPAAAMAAARLDVPSVILYGGSIMQGRLGERKLTIQDVFEAIGAHGAGRIDDAGLREVEAAACPGAGACGGQFTANTMALAMTFLGLSPAGLNDIPATHPDKPKAAEEAGRVLVEALKAGRNARQFITPTSLRNAAIAGTATAGSTNLVLHLLAIAREAGIAEADFNIDLFDEVSRATPVIADLKPAGRFMAPDMSEAGGSALLGRRLAEAGLIADAPTVTGRSLFETFADAAETPGQEVILTVDKPLKPRGGYGVLYGNLAPEGCVVKLAGQSRLRFEGPAKVYDGEEACFAAVSAGEIEDGDIVVIRGEGPVGGPGMREMLGVTAAIQGRGLGDSVALVTDGRFSGATHGFMVGHVAPEAARGGPIARLRTGDRIVIDVEARTIGTDADLDSRAPAAPVDRGEVTGAYAKYARLVGSASQGAVTSGA
- a CDS encoding homoserine kinase; the protein is MTDRATASAPASIGNVAVGFDVLGQAFDAARDSVTAVREAKKGARLGEVGGLVTQLPEVPARNTALAAAKALLDAVDAPFGVRLSITKGVPLSAGMGGSAASAVAAVVAVNALLETPLPLADLLPFALEGERVSSDPPPWDNVVASLFGGLALVARERPGGVHRLPTPKSVVAVLLHPPVETRTSTARRLLKPQVPMRIAVEHSRRIAAFVAGCATGNVDLLRAGLDDLLVEPQRTPLLPALPAVKQAALAAGALGCSFSGAGPSVFAWALAHEAGRVERAMAAAFRAAGLEATAYRAPVESAGARLEDGEAAREAA
- a CDS encoding ACT domain-containing protein gives rise to the protein MRNAPDHARMFIEFAAAEGAMVRMLGLVERRGFIVHRAAMAEQPCGRRATLALTVEPRDESRSIDRLALQLGRLHGVGRVDHETALIREQAA